In a genomic window of Erigeron canadensis isolate Cc75 chromosome 5, C_canadensis_v1, whole genome shotgun sequence:
- the LOC122602102 gene encoding alkane hydroxylase MAH1-like has product MASLPFYDMPFLFIVLLISIATVLYRRRRLPITNWPFIGMAPDLLVYAHRIHDRATLILKLSNGTFMFKGPWFANMDMLGTCDPANIHHMLSKNFPNYPKGPEFRSMFDILGDGIFNSDHELWEIHRRTTMSLLKHPNIPTLLETNIRNKVENGLLPILDFVSSHNQEIDLQEIFQRFAFDAISLFLLDYDPESLSIDLPYIPCEKAFTDAEEALFWRHVLPEKVWKLQKRLGLGKEKKLSEAWKAFDEFIYTCLSRKEVVQEDLGLLTSLKRDYEGQSGTSGDARKFLKDIILNLMVAGRDSTGSGLSWFFYLLTQNPSVEKKIREEIKKILGGRNWKSLGVKELGGFVYLNGGIHEALRLYPPVALERKSPTEADILPSGHVVDKHTRIILSFYSMGRQETIWGEDCMEFKPERWISQGGGIKNESSYKFTAFHAGPRTCVGKDMSLIQMKMLAIAIICNYHVELVKGHQVCPSDSVILQMKYGLKVRLFPVNINGQS; this is encoded by the coding sequence ATGGCTTCCCTACCCTTCTATGATATGCCTTTCCTTTTCATTGTTTTGTTAATTTCCATTGCCACAGTTCTTTACCGGAGAAGGCGGCTTCCTATTACAAATTGGCCTTTTATTGGCATGGCACCAGATCTCCTAGTATATGCGCATCGTATCCATGATCGAGCAACTCTTATTCTCAAACTTAGTAATGGTACTTTCATGTTTAAAGGCCCTTGGTTTGCCAATATGGATATGCTTGGCACTTGTGACCCAGCCAACATTCATCATATGCTAAGCAAAAACTTTCCAAACTATCCCAAGGGCCCCGAGTTTCGCAGCATGTTTGATATTCTTGGAGATGGCATTTTCAACTCTGATCATGAGTTATGGGAAATCCATAGGAGAACAACCATGTCTCTACTTAAACATCCCAACATTCCAACATTGCTTGAAACAAACATTAGGAACAAAGTCGAGAATGGACTTCTACCCATTCTGGATTTTGTTTCTTCACATAATCAAGAGATAGATTTGCAAGAGATATTTCAGAGGTTTGCTTTTGATGCCATAAGCTTATTTTTATTAGATTATGACCCTGAAAGCTTGTCCATTGATTTACCATACATTCCATGTGAGAAAGCTTTTACGGACGCTGAAGAAGCACTTTTTTGGAGACATGTGTTGCCTGAAAAAGTTTGGAAGTTGCAAAAGAGACTTGGGTTAGGGAAAGAGAAGAAGTTAAGTGAAGCGTGGAAGGCTTTCgatgaatttatatatacatgcttGTCTAGAAAGGAGGTAGTACAAGAAGATTTAGGGTTGTTAACGTCATTGAAGAGAGATTATGAAGGACAAAGTGGTACTTCAGGAGATGCAAGAAAGTTTTTAAAAGACATTATACTTAATCTAATGGTTGCCGGGAGAGATTCAACTGGCAGTGGTCTTTCCTGGTTTTTCTATCTTCTTACCCAAAATCCAAGCGTAGAGAAGAAAATTCGGgaggagataaaaaaaatattggggGGTCGAAATTGGAAAAGCTTGGGCGTAAAAGAATTAGGGGGGTTCGTTTACCTTAATGGGGGTATACATGAAGCATTAAGATTGTATCCGCCTGTTGCTTTGGAGCGCAAGTCTCCAACAGAGGCGGATATCTTGCCAAGCGGTCATGTTGTTGATAAGCATACAAGGATAATTCTATCCTTCTATTCCATGGGCAGACAAGAAACAATATGGGGGGAGGATTGCATGGAATTTAAGCCAGAGAGATGGATTTCACAAGGCGGAGGGATAAAAAACGAATCATCTTACAAGTTCACCGCGTTTCATGCTGGGCCGAGGACATGTGTAGGCAAGGACATGAGTTTGATTCAGATGAAAATGTTGGCGATTGCAATTATATGCAATTACCATGTTGAATTGGTGAAGGGTCATCAAGTTTGTCCAAGTGATTCCGTTATACTTCAAATGAAGTATGGTTTGAAAGTCAGGCTCTTCCCGGTCAACATCAACGGCCAATCTTAA